The region TCGTGACAAACCAATCGAGAATACGCTGCTCGCTGTACCAGATCTCGACATGATTCACCATCGCTCGTCCTGTTTCCATGACTTTGCGATCGTCGCGAACGAAGTTGTCGGCTATCGAAGGAGGAAAGAACTCGTAGTCGGATCGGCCAATAACTTCGGCTTCTGAGTCGACGCCTAATCGCTTTTGAATCGCTCGGCTGGCGCAGATCATCCGGCTCTTTTCATCTTTCATGAAAAAGAACGTGCCAGGCATAAGTTCAAACAAATGGCGTAGCTGCTGATCACCGCCCATGCGTTGGAAGAAGTCGCTTTGGATTTGTTGCCAGTCGGGAAGTTGTTTGCCTGGCGATTCAGGGCTACGCGATGTGGTTGATTGGATCATAGGTCGATTCGATTGATTGGGGCGTTTTTCAGACGAGTAAGACATGAAGTACCACGCATAGCGAGGACTTCGTTGGTCCTCGAAGACTACTTCAAAGAGACGTCAAAATTAAATTCGTTTTCATTACCAGGCTGGACATCCGCGATCAGCTCCGTCTTGTCATTGAATCGGCGAGCGACTTTTAGCTTGGGGTCTTCTTTCTCGCCTACAACCATACCTTCTTGGTTTGTAATTTCATGGACGACTTTAATCTCAACACGATATTCGCCAGGCACGACAGATTCTTTATTGCGTACTTTCAGGGTGTACTTGCCAGACTCGTCAGTGCGACCTCTTGCCGTCTGGCCGGGCGTGGATGGCTGAGGCTGAAAAGTCACGCTCGCGCCAGGGAGTGGTTTTCCATCGAGGGTGATAATCCCTTGAACGACGGACTGACTGGAGTCAGAGGAACATCCAGTCATACCTACAAGTGCTAAGCCAATCAGAATGGACAATGAGATTGAGGGAGTTCGCATCGCCAATATCCTCGAAACACATGTTGGGGAGATGAGTAGAAAGAAGCGGTTGTTGCCAGTTAATTTCGCTGCCGATTACATGAACCAGCAACAACCGTTCGCCATGGATTGACCTCGAACTAGAACTCGCCCAAGACTTGGCCGTCGTTGCGAGACAGCAAGTATTCATAGGTAGAGTTTGGCAGAACATCGTTGGCATGCTGGATGGTTTCGGCAACGAAGCGAACGGATCCATCGACTAACGCGAACTGGACGCCACCAGGGTGTCGGCTTGAGGCACCTTGTGGGAATTCCCAAATAGAGCAATCGTTGATTCCGCCGTCGCCATTAAACGTGACGTCGTTAGCACTTCGCCAGTTGGTCGATCCGGAGCCTCGCGCCACATAAAGCAAGCCGGCTCGAGCAACGTAGGGAACGCCACTTCCATTGGTTCCACATTGAGGGCCAAGGTTTTCAAAGACCTTTTCGCCTAACAGGATTGTGTTTGAGGTTCCGTCGGTTACGTCACGCATGCCGAACTGAGTGCCTGCGGCCATCATGCCGGTTTGCAACTGCCAGGAACCGGTTCCCCACTCTTTGTAGTTGTACCGTTCGTGAGTCAGGTTTCCGACATAGTTAGAAAGTGCCGTCGAGTGCTGACCACTACTGGCACTAACTCGTCGAACATCGTTGATTCCGCTACTTGTGTCGCTAGGGCAGAGAAATGCGTCGACAGGCTGAGCCAAGACGGCCCGCATGGTCGT is a window of Bremerella sp. TYQ1 DNA encoding:
- a CDS encoding carboxypeptidase-like regulatory domain-containing protein; its protein translation is MRTPSISLSILIGLALVGMTGCSSDSSQSVVQGIITLDGKPLPGASVTFQPQPSTPGQTARGRTDESGKYTLKVRNKESVVPGEYRVEIKVVHEITNQEGMVVGEKEDPKLKVARRFNDKTELIADVQPGNENEFNFDVSLK
- a CDS encoding DUF1559 domain-containing protein; its protein translation is MPISRHRSAFTLVELLVVIAIIGVLIALLLPAVQQAREAARRMQCSNNLKQLALGFHNHHDTFGEFPPAFREDIDVDSNQPNWAWGAFISPFIENGNATDAVNFPQGTALQAMDDTTMRAVLAQPVDAFLCPSDTSSGINDVRRVSASSGQHSTALSNYVGNLTHERYNYKEWGTGSWQLQTGMMAAGTQFGMRDVTDGTSNTILLGEKVFENLGPQCGTNGSGVPYVARAGLLYVARGSGSTNWRSANDVTFNGDGGINDCSIWEFPQGASSRHPGGVQFALVDGSVRFVAETIQHANDVLPNSTYEYLLSRNDGQVLGEF